The Bacteroidota bacterium DNA segment TACAAGCAATGGATTTTGAATTGCTGTATGAAAAAACAGCACAACGTTTAGAAGAAGTGATGTCGTATGGAACGGGTGCTATCGAAATAAAAAGCGGTTATGGATTAACTACAGAAAGTGAAATTAAAATGCTGAAAGTAATCCGCAAATTGAAAGAAAATTATGCAATACCTATTAAAGCAACTTTTCTGGGAGCACATGCAATTCCGTTGGAATATAAATCAAATCGACAGGGATATATAAAATTATTGATTGAAGAAATGTTGCCGAAAATTGCAGCAGAAGGGCTTGCAGATTATTGCGATACATTTTGTGAAAAAGGCTTTTTTAGTGTTGATGAAACAGATACAATTTTACAAGCAGCGGCTAAGTTTGGATTAAAACCAAAAATCCATGCGAATCAACTTTCCAATAGTGGTGGTGTGCAAATTGGTGTAAAAAATAATGCGATTTCTGTTGATCATTTAGAAGAAATCGGTGAAGCAGAAATTCAAAGTTTATTAAACAGTAAAACCCTTCCTGTTGCTTTACCATCTTGTAGTTTCTTTTTGGGAATTCCTTATTCTCCCGGCAGAAAAATTATTGATGCAGGATTACCTTTCGTTTTAGCTACAGATTTTAATCCCGGAAGTACGCCTTCGGGAAATATTCCTTTTGTAGTTTCTCTTGCATGTATTCGCATGAAACTAACTCCTGAGGAAGCTATTAATGCAGTTACAATTAATGGTGCAAAAGCGATGGAATTAGAAAATGAAGTAGGCACTATTGCAGTCGGTAAACGAGCCAATTTAATTATCACAAAGCCTATGAAAAATATTGCTTACATGCCTTATGCGTTTGGAACAAATCATATAGATGAAGTAATTATTGGATGATATGAAATATTCTTAACCGCAAAGAACGCTAAGGAAAAAAGTGAGTAGTGAGTAGTAAGTAAAAAAATCAGTGATGAGTAATCAGAGCTGAGTATTTTTCATTGTCAATTGTCAATTACCCTAAAAACTTTGTGCTCTTTGCGAAAAACTTTGCGGCCTTTGCGGTTAAAATTAAAAAACGCCACTTAAATAAAGCAGCGTTTATTTGTGCCGAGAATGGGAGTCGAACCCACACAGCCTTGCGGCCACACGCCTCTGAAACGTGCGTGTCTACCAGTTTCACCATCTCGGCAAAATATGCGGTGGCAAATTTAGGAAAATTTAAAATTGATTATCGGGGAAGACTGATAAAGAAAGTTGTACCTGTATTTTCTTCGCTTTCAGCCCAGATTCTACCATTTAATCGTTTCACAATTTTTTCGACAATGGCAAGGCCAACGCCACTGCCTTCAAAATGCTCTTCACTGTGTAATCGCTTAAATGCTTTAAATAATTTCTCTTTGAACTCCATGCTAAATCCAACGCCATTATCTTTTATACTGAAAGTGATTGTGCGTCCCTGTGTTTCACCGGAGAATTCTATGATAGGTAATTTTCGTGTTGCACTGAATTTTACTGCATTGGAAATTAAATTGACGATTGCTTGTTTTAATAAATTATAATCTGTACTTATATCCGGTAAATCTTCAAATTTAAATTCCACTTTTTCTGTTTCCATTTGTTTGGAAACTTCAACAACTGATTCACGTAATAAATCTTCCAAATTAAATGTGGTATTATGAATATCCATTCTACCCATCTTAGAATAAATCAACAAGTTGTCAATCAGTGAACTCATCTTCATAATACTTTGACGTATCTGTACGATGTTTGCGCCTCCCTCTTCATCTAAAATATCTTTATAATTTTTCTCCAGAAAGTATGCAAAAATATCTATGGTGCGCAGTGGTGTGCGCAAATCGTGTGAAACGGAATAATTAAAAGTTTCCAATTCTTTATTAGCAGCCTCTAACAACGCAGTACGTTTATTCACTTTCCCTTCCAGTTCTTCATTTAAATTTGCAAGCTCTTTTTCCTTCTTTTTTAATTCCGTAATATCGGTAGAAACTGAAAGTAATTCTGTGAGATTACCTTCAGAATCTTTTAAAGGAACCTTTATTGTTTGCAACCAATGCGTGCTTCCTGTTTTTTCGCTTTTATATTTTATTTCAGAATAATGGATAGGTAATTTAGATAAGAAAATATCATTATCTGTTTCCAATAATTCACGCAGGGAATCATCTAATTCTATTTTTTCAAGAATTGATATTGTAGAATTTCATTCTTGGAATAGCCCAGCATTTCTGCAAAGGCTTTATTGATTAAAACAAATTCATTGTTTAAATTTCTCACGTAAATAGGATATGGAATTATATTTAAAATCTGTTGTAAAAACAATCGCTGTTGTTGTAATTCTCTTTCATAAATTTTCAATTCATTAATGTCCTGATGAATGCCGGAAGCCCGCACCGGCTCGCCGTTTTCATCCCACTCCACTACTCTGCCCTTATCCATTATCCAACGCCATTCACCATTGCTTGCAAGCATGCGAATAGTTGCTTCATAGTACGGTATCTCACCTTTTAAATGTTTTTGAAAAGCGGAATTTGAAGTTTCAATATCTTCAGGATGAACAAACTTTTCCCAGAACTGCTCATTCACAACAGTGAATTCAAAATTATAACCCAGCATTTCTGCCCAGCGTTTATTGTGAATCATTTTATCTTCACGAATTATAAAATCCCAGGTACCCAGATCTGCTCCTTTCAATGCAAGTTCAAGACGTGTTTCACTTTCTTTTAATGCAAGCGCTTGTTTATGTTGTTCAGTGATATCTCGTGCAATTACTTGAATATTCCCATCGGGAAAAATGTTGGCATGTATATCTGCAATTCCCTTATCACCATTTTTACGTATAAACTTTACAGTGCCTCTGAATGCGCCAACTTTGCGAATACTTGTTACTAATTCTTCACCATTATCCAAAGGATAAAAAACCTGATTCAATGAAATACTTTCAATTTCTGTACGCAGATATCCTGTTAACTCTTCAGTTAGTTTATTGGATTCTATAATTGAATCTGAAGGATTGATAATAAAGATTGCTTCACCTGCATTTTCAACTATGTATTGATAGAGTTCTTCGCTGTGATTTAATGCAAGTTGTGCTTCTTTTTTCTGACTGGACTCATAAGCAAATGCAATAAATCCAGCCAATGAATTTACAAACA contains these protein-coding regions:
- a CDS encoding imidazolonepropionase; translation: MSTTLITNIKSLLQTDDGSRKLVSGKDMAVIPSIDTAWLLIENNHIHSFGTMDTVPERADNYKDATGKFVLPAWCDSHTHLVFADSREEEFVMRIQGKTYEQIAEAGGGILNSARKLQAMDFELLYEKTAQRLEEVMSYGTGAIEIKSGYGLTTESEIKMLKVIRKLKENYAIPIKATFLGAHAIPLEYKSNRQGYIKLLIEEMLPKIAAEGLADYCDTFCEKGFFSVDETDTILQAAAKFGLKPKIHANQLSNSGGVQIGVKNNAISVDHLEEIGEAEIQSLLNSKTLPVALPSCSFFLGIPYSPGRKIIDAGLPFVLATDFNPGSTPSGNIPFVVSLACIRMKLTPEEAINAVTINGAKAMELENEVGTIAVGKRANLIITKPMKNIAYMPYAFGTNHIDEVIIG
- a CDS encoding GHKL domain-containing protein, translating into METDNDIFLSKLPIHYSEIKYKSEKTGSTHWLQTIKVPLKDSEGNLTELLSVSTDITELKKKEKELANLNEELEGKVNKRTALLEAANKELETFNYSVSHDLRTPLRTIDIFAYFLEKNYKDILDEEGGANIVQIRQSIMKMSSLIDNLLIYSKMGRMDIHNTTFNLEDLLRESVVEVSKQMETEKVEFKFEDLPDISTDYNLLKQAIVNLISNAVKFSATRKLPIIEFSGETQGRTITFSIKDNGVGFSMEFKEKLFKAFKRLHSEEHFEGSGVGLAIVEKIVKRLNGRIWAESEENTGTTFFISLPR